A section of the Acidobacterium capsulatum ATCC 51196 genome encodes:
- a CDS encoding tyrosine-type recombinase/integrase: MAFVTDKTELKPGLILFRRGDVDHRMWYCRMKMPKADRYKTVSLKTTDIDVARDRAFDQDADIRFRLKHDVPVFNHPFREVGREYLLTQEARAKRGEISAARPKKMRAVIEGALDRYVGSTQVHLIGDELWGGYPAWRRVNGAGRNRRNGVREITDEMAQAFANKEAERRTKVQKTLGIRVMKPIEVKPSEERTVPFISDSTIRFEMSIFGAVMNYAIKKRYVPASQRFDERPKLKTMRRDEFTLEEYRKLHTVGRKWIAAADKPSSVWYRTVTYNMILIACNTGMRPAEMRNLRWRDIMSAKDREGREIVVLFVQGKGKSRKLVAPKSVGDYLERIRVISKATEPEDRVFTNVVGKPTTTLYSALIADLLNVAKLREGTQGVPRSTYCFRHTYATLRLQEGVDVYFLAEQMGTSVHMIEEHYGHVNTIKHADRVLQGMAGWELPHPEVDFTRAKASKAAETHDKSKRVQHRRTG, translated from the coding sequence ATGGCATTCGTCACCGACAAAACGGAACTCAAGCCGGGCCTGATCCTCTTCCGACGCGGCGACGTGGATCATCGCATGTGGTATTGCCGCATGAAGATGCCGAAGGCAGACCGCTATAAAACGGTTTCGCTCAAAACGACTGACATTGATGTGGCGCGGGACCGCGCCTTCGACCAGGATGCGGACATTCGCTTTCGCTTGAAGCATGACGTTCCTGTCTTCAACCATCCCTTCCGCGAGGTAGGGCGCGAATACCTGCTGACGCAAGAGGCGCGGGCGAAGCGGGGAGAGATCAGTGCTGCACGCCCCAAGAAAATGCGCGCGGTCATTGAAGGTGCATTAGACCGCTATGTCGGTTCCACGCAGGTGCACCTTATTGGCGACGAGCTTTGGGGAGGCTATCCGGCATGGCGGCGGGTGAATGGTGCAGGACGCAACCGGCGTAACGGCGTTCGGGAAATTACCGACGAGATGGCGCAAGCTTTTGCGAATAAGGAAGCCGAGCGCCGCACCAAGGTTCAGAAGACTCTTGGCATTCGGGTGATGAAGCCGATTGAGGTCAAGCCTTCGGAAGAACGGACGGTTCCTTTCATCAGTGATTCCACCATCCGCTTTGAGATGTCGATCTTTGGCGCGGTGATGAATTACGCCATCAAGAAACGCTATGTTCCGGCGAGCCAGCGTTTCGACGAGCGCCCGAAGCTCAAGACGATGCGGCGGGATGAGTTCACACTGGAGGAATATCGCAAGCTGCATACGGTCGGACGGAAGTGGATTGCGGCAGCGGATAAACCGTCAAGCGTCTGGTATCGGACTGTTACGTACAACATGATTCTGATTGCGTGTAATACAGGGATGAGGCCTGCGGAGATGAGGAATCTTCGCTGGCGCGACATCATGTCGGCGAAGGACCGTGAAGGGCGGGAGATTGTTGTGCTGTTTGTTCAGGGCAAAGGGAAGTCGCGCAAGTTGGTCGCTCCTAAGAGCGTCGGAGATTATCTGGAACGCATTCGCGTAATCTCCAAGGCCACGGAGCCGGAGGACAGGGTATTTACTAACGTTGTGGGCAAACCCACAACGACTCTGTACAGCGCTTTGATTGCCGATCTTCTGAACGTGGCGAAGTTGCGCGAGGGCACGCAGGGCGTGCCGCGCTCCACTTATTGCTTCCGGCACACCTACGCCACGCTCCGATTGCAGGAGGGCGTGGACGTCTATTTCCTCGCCGAGCAGATGGGGACCTCCGTCCACATGATCGAGGAACACTATGGGCATGTGAACACCATCAAGCACGCCGACCGCGTATTGCAGGGCATGGCGGGGTGGGAGTTGCCGCACCCCGAAGTGGACTTTACCAGGGCCAAAGCGTCGAAAGCGGCGGAGACGCACGATAAGTCCAAGCGAGTCCAGCACCGCAGGACAGGCTGA